One genomic segment of Flagellimonas marinaquae includes these proteins:
- a CDS encoding DUF2911 domain-containing protein: MRKLFIALTAVFLIQNITAQFHTLTMPQASPRVQEIQRLGVTEITLDYGSPALRNRDVWNDVVPQEGNPIAWRAGANMATTITFSTDVMIEGQSLKAGKYGFHIIPKNDTYTLLFAHNHDQWGSYYLDMENDISLQVTVNPKTCAISEQLDYEFLDRTENSLIIGLEWGKKRIPFKVEVDLNKTVVESLRSELRGINTYHWQAWNDAALWCLNHNTNLDEALQWVSRSINGGYNGFAADKNLTNLSTKIQLLKKLNKAQEMENIISEAKNLDVTAYEANGFSQFLLQNGFYQDALDYCNIALNKNPDTWFLQLNRGISLYFLGNKKASLKDIGKAIKGAPEQFHSRLKEIMAEIENGTYKLPQQS, encoded by the coding sequence ATGAGAAAACTATTCATAGCTCTGACAGCAGTTTTTTTAATCCAAAACATAACTGCTCAATTCCATACCTTAACTATGCCACAAGCAAGCCCTAGGGTACAAGAAATCCAAAGATTGGGTGTAACGGAAATTACATTGGATTATGGAAGTCCTGCATTGCGAAACAGGGATGTTTGGAATGATGTGGTTCCACAAGAAGGAAACCCCATTGCATGGCGGGCCGGCGCCAATATGGCCACCACCATTACATTTTCCACGGACGTAATGATCGAGGGACAATCTTTAAAAGCAGGTAAATATGGATTTCATATCATTCCAAAAAATGATACCTATACACTGCTTTTTGCTCACAATCATGATCAATGGGGAAGCTATTATTTGGATATGGAGAACGATATAAGCCTACAGGTAACCGTAAATCCCAAAACATGTGCAATTTCCGAGCAGTTGGATTATGAATTTTTGGACAGGACTGAAAATTCGTTGATCATTGGGTTGGAGTGGGGCAAAAAACGTATTCCATTTAAGGTTGAAGTAGATTTGAACAAAACTGTTGTTGAAAGTTTACGAAGCGAATTACGTGGCATAAATACCTATCACTGGCAGGCATGGAACGATGCTGCCTTGTGGTGCCTGAACCATAACACCAATCTGGATGAGGCTTTGCAGTGGGTAAGCAGATCGATCAATGGTGGCTATAACGGTTTTGCCGCCGATAAGAACTTGACCAATCTTTCAACCAAGATACAGTTGTTAAAAAAATTGAACAAGGCCCAAGAAATGGAAAACATAATTTCTGAGGCCAAAAATCTAGATGTCACGGCTTATGAAGCTAACGGATTTAGTCAGTTCTTGCTTCAAAACGGATTCTATCAAGATGCCTTGGATTACTGTAATATAGCCTTAAATAAAAACCCTGACACATGGTTCCTTCAACTTAATAGGGGCATCAGTCTATACTTTTTAGGGAATAAAAAGGCTTCCTTAAAGGATATTGGCAAAGCAATTAAAGGTGCCCCAGAACAATTCCATTCAAGATTGAAAGAAATAATGGCCGAAATTGAAAACGGCACCTATAAACTGCCTCAACAATCTTAA